In the Dolichospermum flos-aquae CCAP 1403/13F genome, TTATTCTCCTACTTGGTAACTTGCTTAATTAAATTAAGCAGGTACTGCTGCTGATTGGGTCAAACCAACTGCTTCAGCATACTTCAAGTAGGTTTCAACGGAAGCGATAACGATCCGAGCTTCAATTGCTAGTAGTTCGATACCAACTAAGGAAACACGAACCCAAGCGTCAATTACGATACCTTTGTCGAGGATTCTATCAATAACTTCTGCCAAGCTGGAGGAAGAATTGGTTTTTTCAACTGCCATTTTTTTAATTCCTTGTTATTTGTTGTCGGAAACTTGGGAAATGAGGAGAA is a window encoding:
- the gvpA gene encoding gas vesicle structural protein GvpA, yielding MAVEKTNSSSSLAEVIDRILDKGIVIDAWVRVSLVGIELLAIEARIVIASVETYLKYAEAVGLTQSAAVPA